A genomic window from Pseudomonas leptonychotis includes:
- a CDS encoding lysophospholipid acyltransferase family protein, which yields MLASLTAFVITSAARLLTGARALWLGCTPQPVQRLYYANHSSHGDFVLLWASLPDELRRRTRPVAGADYWQRDGVRRYLINKVFNGVLIDRERATPEANPLQPMLDALDQGDSLILFPEGTRNLEDGLLPFKSGLFHLASARPQVELIPVWIANLSRVMPKGRALPLPLLCTLSFGEPLQHLEDESKTAFLERARNALLAIAPEEA from the coding sequence ATGCTCGCGTCTCTCACCGCGTTCGTCATCACCTCGGCGGCGCGTCTGCTCACCGGCGCCCGCGCGCTGTGGCTCGGTTGCACGCCACAACCCGTGCAGCGGCTGTATTACGCCAACCACAGCAGCCACGGCGATTTCGTGCTGCTCTGGGCATCACTGCCGGATGAACTGCGACGCCGCACCCGGCCGGTGGCCGGCGCGGACTACTGGCAGCGTGACGGCGTGCGCCGATACCTGATCAACAAGGTATTCAACGGCGTACTGATCGACCGCGAGCGCGCCACACCTGAGGCCAACCCACTGCAACCCATGCTTGATGCCCTGGATCAAGGCGACTCACTGATCCTGTTTCCCGAGGGTACACGCAACCTTGAAGACGGCCTGCTGCCGTTCAAAAGCGGTCTGTTCCACTTGGCCAGCGCCAGACCACAGGTCGAACTGATTCCCGTATGGATCGCCAATCTCAGCCGGGTCATGCCCAAGGGCAGGGCGCTGCCGTTGCCCTTGCTGTGCACCCTGAGCTTTGGCGAACCATTGCAGCATCTAGAAGACGAAAGCAAAACCGCGTTCCTCGAACGTGCGCGTAACGCCCTGCTGGCCATAGCGCCCGAGGAGGCTTGA
- a CDS encoding phosphatase PAP2/dual specificity phosphatase family protein, whose translation MEQLASSREAGLWKRGVLWLLLLAPLFFASYSFANWLSGQRDDVGTLVFAWESQMPLWPWTIAPYWSIDLLYGLSFLLPATRREMDRHGLRLLSVQVLCIACFLLWPLRFTFERPELSGLFGGMFDVLMGFDKPFNQAPSLHIALLVVIWAMFARHTQGVLLRGLMHAWMALIGLSVLTTWQHHFIDVPTGVLAGWLCVWLWPHDGRSPLLHWQLTREPQRWRLALRYSLGAALLTALAVSLGGIWLWLLWPALSLLLVALNYLLFGAAGFQKDANGRLSSAVTWLLAPYLAAAWLNSRLWTRTHPHADEIEPGVWLGRIPAPGQAEQFHAQLDLCAELPARTPPMAYHSLPLLDLCVPSPAACLEAAQAIDMLRSHGNVLVYCALGYSRSATAVAAWLLHSGRCQDVPEALSHLRKARPQVVLSDAHQRALHGMLQLNRNSTPNAALVHGY comes from the coding sequence ATGGAGCAGCTTGCCTCTAGTCGTGAGGCCGGCCTGTGGAAACGCGGGGTGCTCTGGCTATTGCTACTGGCCCCGCTGTTCTTTGCCAGCTACAGCTTTGCCAACTGGTTGAGCGGCCAGCGTGACGATGTTGGCACCCTGGTATTTGCCTGGGAAAGCCAGATGCCGCTATGGCCATGGACTATCGCGCCGTATTGGTCGATTGACTTGCTGTATGGCCTGTCGTTCCTACTGCCGGCCACACGTCGTGAAATGGATCGCCACGGCCTGCGTTTACTCAGCGTGCAAGTGCTGTGCATTGCCTGCTTTCTGCTCTGGCCGTTGCGTTTCACCTTCGAGCGCCCCGAGCTGAGTGGCTTGTTTGGCGGCATGTTCGACGTGCTGATGGGCTTCGACAAACCCTTCAACCAAGCGCCTTCGCTGCATATCGCCCTGCTGGTGGTGATCTGGGCGATGTTCGCCCGGCACACCCAGGGCGTGTTGTTACGCGGTCTGATGCACGCTTGGATGGCCTTGATTGGCCTGTCGGTGCTGACCACCTGGCAACATCATTTTATCGACGTGCCCACCGGCGTTCTGGCCGGCTGGTTGTGTGTGTGGTTATGGCCGCACGATGGCCGCAGTCCGCTGCTGCATTGGCAACTGACGCGCGAGCCACAACGCTGGCGGCTGGCCTTGCGCTACAGCCTGGGCGCCGCCCTGCTCACTGCCCTGGCGGTGAGCCTCGGCGGCATCTGGTTGTGGCTGCTGTGGCCGGCGCTCTCTTTACTGTTGGTGGCGCTCAACTATCTGCTGTTTGGTGCGGCGGGCTTCCAGAAAGACGCCAATGGCCGCCTGAGCAGCGCCGTCACTTGGCTACTCGCGCCTTACCTGGCGGCCGCTTGGCTTAACTCACGTTTATGGACCCGCACCCACCCGCACGCCGATGAGATTGAACCAGGCGTGTGGCTCGGCCGTATTCCTGCGCCAGGTCAGGCCGAGCAGTTCCATGCCCAGCTCGATTTGTGCGCCGAGTTACCGGCTAGAACACCACCCATGGCCTACCACTCGTTGCCACTGCTCGACCTCTGCGTGCCCAGCCCAGCCGCCTGCTTGGAAGCCGCGCAGGCCATCGACATGCTGCGCAGCCATGGCAACGTACTGGTGTATTGCGCATTGGGTTATTCGCGCAGTGCCACGGCAGTAGCCGCCTGGTTGCTGCACAGCGGGCGTTGCCAAGATGTGCCTGAAGCGCTGAGCCATCTGCGTAAAGCGCGGCCCCAAGTGGTGTTGAGCGACGCCCATCAACGCGCGCTGCACGGCATGTTGCAGCTAAATCGCAACTCCACGCCCAACGCAGCACTCGTCCATGGCTACTGA